From a single Plutella xylostella chromosome 5, ilPluXylo3.1, whole genome shotgun sequence genomic region:
- the LOC105387430 gene encoding uncharacterized protein LOC105387430 isoform X1, producing MFVQISVGAASNCVILASLLLSMSSNDKSFIVLYGSVMALEILMPGYLGSQLTYESEELVRSVYECDWIERPESFKRILKLLVERAKQPIILTTWYIVPLSLNTFISIMKTAYSSFTILRAVSTRNAEESS from the exons ATGTTCGTTCAAATTAGTGTTGGAGCAGCCAGTAACTGTGTGATTCTTGCCTCATTACTTCTG TCAATGTCTAGTAACGACAAGTCTTTCATTGTACTGTACGGTTCAGTGATGGCACTAGAGATATTGATGCCCGGCTACTTGGGATCTCAGTTGACATATGAG AGTGAGGAGTTAGTGAGGTCAGTGTACGAATGCGACTGGATAGAGAGACCGGAGTCTTTCAAACGCATCTTGAAACTGTTGGTGGAACGCGCTAAGCAGCCCATCATACTGACTACTTGGTACATTGTGCCCTTGtctttaaatacttttatttcg ATCATGAAAACAGCCTACTCCAGCTTCACGATTCTTCGGGCAGTGAGCACCAGGAATGCGGAAGAATCAAGTTAA
- the LOC105387436 gene encoding odorant receptor 2a-like, translating to MMARDTLSDTFNQNKLFWKITGIWVTQVKNKRFKYYAIPVIAIVFVAYDLFLTLNLVYTPKKLEVFMPELIFFFCEVQNAFKVYMVMFKSEQIIQAFNMMDTEEFIGESEEHKRITKKAKLLFIKAFKVYFVLCNAGFGCISVLPFVNFVLFGKKPNLPVCNYYFLSDEWRDQYFWWILLYQTYSVYNHMMYNISIDTFMSGLILMGLAQFRALNDSLKNIKCESNKVNDPAEEWRLRTELIKCLKHYDSLRKYCTHIQDLYDPAMFVQISVGAASNCVILASLLLSMSSNDKSFIILYGSVMAIEILMPGYLGSQLQYECDELVRSVYSCDWIERPESFKSIMKLLCERAKQPIILTTWYIIPLSLNTFISIMKTAYSSFTILRAVHTRNMVE from the exons ATGATGGCGCGTGATACTTTGTCTGATACATTTAACCAGAATAAATTGTTCTGGAAAATAACTGGCATATGGGTGACCCAAGTCAAGAACAAACGCTTCAAGTACTATGCAATTCCTGTGATAGCTATAGTATTCGTCGCTTACGATTTATTCCTGACCCTAAACTTGGTTTATACTCCGAAAAAGTTAGAAGTTTTTATGCCGGAGCTTATATTCTTTTTCTGTGAAGTACAAAATGCATTTAAAGTTTACATGGTGATGTTCAAAAGCGAACAGATTATACAAGCATTCAACATGATGGACACCGAAGAATTTATCGGTGAATCGGAGGAGCATAAGAGAATAACAAAAAAAGCGAAGCTCCTTTTTATTAAAGCTTTTAAGGTATACTTTGTGCTTTGCAATGCAGGATTCGGATGTATTTCTGTGTTACCGTTTGTGAATTTTGTACTCTTTGGCAAAAAACCGAATTTGCCTGTTTGCAATTATTACTTCTTGAGCGACGAGTGGCGCGACCAATACTTCTGGTGGATCCTCCTGTACCAGACGTATTCTGTCTATAACCACATGATGTACAACATCAGTATTGACACATTCATGTCAGGATTGATCCTCATGGGCCTGGCACAGTTCAGGGCCCTCAATGACAgcctaaaaaatattaaatgtgaGTCAAACAAAGTCAATGATCCTGCAGAGGAGTGGCGACTAAGGACGGAATTAATAAAATGCCTAAAGCATTACGATTCCTTGAGAAA gtattgtACCCACATCCAAGACTTATACGATCCGGCCATGTTTGTTCAGATCAGCGTGGGAGCAGCCAGCAACTGCGTGATCCTCGCCTCCTTGCTGCTG tCAATGTCCAGTAACGACAaatcttttattatattatacggATCGGTCATGGCAATTGAAATATTGATGCCTGGCTACTTGGGATCTCAACTGCAATATGAG TGTGATGAGCTAGTGAGGTCAGTGTACTCATGTGATTGGATAGAAAGACCAGAATCATTCAAAAGTATTATGAAACTGCTATGTGAACGTGCTAAGCAACCCATAATACTTACTACATGGTACATAATTCCCTTGTCATTGAATACTTTTATCTCG atAATGAAAACAGCTTACTCCAGCTTTACTATTCTTCGGGCAGTACACACTAGAAATATGGTTGAATAA
- the LOC105387437 gene encoding odorant receptor 49b, whose protein sequence is MFLQLSFNSRLNMARETLSDTFKHNVLFWKFLGLWIFQVDDKRYRYYAIPVVSIVFVAYNILLTLNLVYTPKKLDTFIPELIFFFCEIQNAFKVHMIMFKSKQIVEVFEIMDSDVFIGEKEEHNRITIKSKLLFIKVFKIFFVGCNMSYICHNFLPLISFLVFGTELNLPVCNYYFLSDESRKHYFWWILVYQTYGIYHHMMYNLSIDTFMSGLILVGLVQCRALNHGLQNIKTSVPKKENDTEDEKRLRMELVKCIQHYESIRKYCAHIQDLYDPAMFVQMGVGAASNCVILASLLLSMPSHEKALYVSVLMYGTVMAIEILMPGYLGSQLTHESGQIVRSVYSCDWIDRPESFKSILKLLLERAKRPIILTTGYIVPLSLNTFISIMKTAYSSFTILRGIHKRT, encoded by the exons ATGTTCCTGCAATTGTCCTTCAATAGTCGTTTAAACATGGCACGTGAGACTTTGTCAGATACTTTTAAGCATAATGTATTATTCTGGAAGTTTCTTGGATTGTGGATATTCCAAGTGGATGATAAACGATACAGATACTATGCTATCCCTGTAGTATCTATAGTATTTGTTGCTTACAACATTTTGCTGACATTAAATTTAGTCTATACGCCCAAGAAGCTAGACACATTTATACcggaacttatttttttcttctgtgAAATACAAAACGCATTCAAAGTGCACATGATCATgtttaaaagtaaacaaatagtGGAGGTATTCGAAATTATGGACAGCGACGTATTTATTGGTGAAAAGGAAGAACATAATAGAATCACAATAAAATCAAAGCTTCTATTCATTAAAGTTTTTAAGATATTCTTCGTCGGTTGCAACATGTCTTATATATGCCACAATTTTTTGCCATTGATTTCTTTTCTCGTTTTCGGTACGGAATTAAATTTGCCTGTTTGCAATTATTATTTCTTGAGCGACGAGTCTCGCAAACATTACTTCTGGTGGATACTGGTGTACCAGACTTATGGTATCTACCATCACATGATGTACAATTTGAGTATCGACACATTTATGTCGGGTTTGATTCTGGTGGGACTGGTGCAGTGTAGAGCTCTGAATCACGGACTTCAAAACATTAAAACGTCTGTACCGAAGAAAGAGAATGACACGGAAGACGAAAAACGTCTTCGAATGGAATTGGTGAAATGCATACAGCATTATGAATCAATCCGAAA ATATTGTGCTCACATCCAAGACCTATACGATCCGGCCATGTTTGTCCAAATGGGTGTTGGGGCAGCCAGCAACTGCGTTATCCTCGCCTCCTTGCTACTG tCAATGCCCAGTCACGAAAAAGCATTATATGTATCAGTATTAATGTACGGAACGGTAATGGCAATAGAAATATTGATGCCTGGCTACTTGGGATCCCAGTTGACACATGAG agtGGACAGATAGTGAGGTCAGTGTACTCATGTGATTGGATAGATCGGCCAGAATCATTTAAAAGTATATTGAAACTACTATTGGAACGTGCTAAGAGGCCAATAATACTCACTACAGGATACATAGTCCCCCTATCTTTGAATACTTTTATTTCC ATAATGAAAACAGCTTACTCCAGCTTCACAATACTCCGAGGCATACATAAAAGAACATGA